In Alkaliphilus flagellatus, one DNA window encodes the following:
- the floA gene encoding flotillin-like protein FloA (flotillin-like protein involved in membrane lipid rafts): MPEIVFLIVAIAVVFIVLSIILSFIPVGLWITAFFSGVKVGIFTLVGMRFRRVQPSRIVNPLIKATKAGLNLDIDNLEAHYLAGGDVNSLVDALIAAQRAELGLEFERAAAIDLAGRNVLEAVQVSVNPKVIETPKIAAVAKDGIEVMVKARVTVRANIERLVGGAGEETIIARVGEGIVTTVGSAASHKDVLENPDLISRTVLGKGLDAGTAFEILSIDIADIDVGRNIGAQLQTDQAEADKRIAQAKAEERRAMAVAKEQEMKAAVVEMKAKVVEAEAEVPRAMAAALREGKIGVMDYHNLQNVVADTSMRESIAKINKDQDSETGKDLMK; this comes from the coding sequence ATGCCAGAAATAGTATTTTTAATTGTTGCAATTGCAGTTGTATTTATTGTGCTTTCGATTATTTTAAGTTTTATACCAGTAGGTTTATGGATTACAGCTTTTTTCTCGGGAGTTAAGGTAGGTATTTTCACTTTAGTTGGAATGAGATTTAGAAGGGTTCAACCAAGTCGTATTGTTAATCCTTTAATTAAAGCCACTAAAGCAGGATTAAATCTAGACATAGATAATCTTGAGGCACATTATTTAGCTGGTGGAGATGTAAATAGCCTAGTAGATGCATTAATAGCAGCTCAAAGAGCAGAACTTGGTCTTGAGTTTGAAAGAGCTGCTGCAATTGATCTGGCAGGTAGAAATGTTTTAGAAGCTGTTCAAGTAAGCGTTAATCCAAAGGTTATTGAAACTCCTAAAATAGCAGCAGTTGCAAAAGATGGTATCGAAGTAATGGTTAAGGCTAGAGTAACAGTGCGAGCAAATATTGAAAGACTTGTTGGGGGAGCTGGAGAAGAAACAATTATTGCCAGAGTTGGTGAGGGTATTGTTACAACTGTAGGTTCGGCTGCATCTCACAAAGATGTATTAGAGAACCCTGATTTAATTTCTAGAACAGTATTAGGAAAAGGATTAGATGCTGGTACTGCATTTGAAATTTTATCTATTGATATTGCGGACATAGATGTAGGAAGAAATATTGGTGCACAATTACAAACAGACCAAGCAGAGGCAGATAAGCGTATTGCTCAAGCTAAAGCAGAGGAAAGAAGAGCTATGGCAGTGGCTAAGGAGCAGGAGATGAAGGCGGCTGTAGTGGAAATGAAAGCTAAGGTTGTAGAAGCAGAAGCAGAAGTGCCAAGAGCGATGGCAGCAGCTTTAAGAGAAGGTAAAATAGGTGTAATGGACTATCACAACTTACAAAATGTAGTTGCTGATACTAGTATGAGGGAATCTATTGCTAAAATTAATAAAGATCAAGATAGTGAAACAGGAAAAGATTTAATGAAATAA
- the yqfC gene encoding sporulation protein YqfC produces the protein MKKNEEIKKSLAEILELPKDIILDLPKIIMVGNLQIYIENHKGILEYTNNRIRINTKNGVLRIIGKDLMLKNIITEEIVIIGEINQVEFID, from the coding sequence ATGAAAAAAAATGAAGAAATAAAAAAAAGTCTAGCTGAAATTTTAGAGTTACCAAAGGATATTATACTTGATTTGCCTAAAATTATAATGGTTGGTAATCTCCAAATATATATAGAAAATCATAAAGGTATATTAGAGTATACAAATAATAGGATAAGAATTAATACTAAAAATGGAGTATTGCGTATTATAGGTAAAGATCTAATGTTAAAAAACATTATTACAGAAGAGATTGTTATTATAGGAGAGATCAATCAGGTAGAATTTATTGATTGA
- the yqfD gene encoding sporulation protein YqfD, with translation MDTLLVLKLWNYMRGYVIVKVEGLALERFINMCIARGIYLWDIKRINYTTLEAKIGIQGFKELRKIVKRAGCRVSIHKKNGYPFWVHKLKKRKMLLVGAFFCFLILVFSSTFIFSIEIIGNEELEKSEIISSLNELGLKPGTNKYLVNLKEIETELLLDVDQIAWVGIEVRGIRAKVEIVEKRLAPDKIDKNTPCNVIAKKNGVIEKVIARNGDAVVEEGDIVTKGDLLINGVVQRENMDEPMFVHSYGEIYAKTYYETTESKNLIEIKKDKTGQKFKKRTFNLGSIELSFNKGDIPYDVYIVEKKSKRPFQWRNIGLPVEIITEDYYEAIQFEERIDEIQAKNHIHKEAINKLLKDIPLDAKILNTQIDFTIQDDILYGKVIIEVLENIAEQKTLQIGED, from the coding sequence GTGGATACATTGTTAGTATTAAAGTTATGGAATTATATGAGAGGCTACGTAATTGTAAAAGTAGAAGGTTTAGCACTAGAAAGATTTATAAATATGTGTATAGCCAGAGGTATTTATCTATGGGATATTAAGAGGATTAACTACACTACACTGGAAGCAAAAATAGGTATTCAAGGGTTTAAAGAATTGAGAAAGATCGTAAAAAGAGCAGGTTGTAGGGTGTCCATACATAAAAAAAATGGGTATCCTTTTTGGGTACACAAACTCAAAAAAAGAAAAATGCTTTTAGTAGGAGCATTTTTTTGTTTCCTAATTCTAGTTTTTTCTTCAACATTTATTTTTTCTATAGAAATAATTGGTAACGAAGAATTAGAAAAGAGTGAAATAATATCTAGTTTAAATGAACTAGGACTAAAGCCAGGTACAAACAAATATCTTGTTAATTTAAAGGAGATTGAAACTGAGCTGCTTTTAGATGTAGATCAAATAGCTTGGGTTGGAATTGAAGTTAGAGGTATTAGAGCCAAGGTAGAAATAGTAGAGAAAAGACTAGCACCAGATAAAATAGATAAAAATACCCCTTGCAATGTTATAGCTAAGAAAAATGGAGTAATCGAAAAAGTGATAGCGAGAAATGGGGATGCTGTAGTTGAAGAAGGAGATATTGTTACTAAAGGAGATCTATTGATTAATGGAGTAGTTCAGAGAGAAAATATGGATGAACCTATGTTTGTTCATTCTTATGGAGAGATATATGCTAAAACATACTACGAAACAACTGAAAGTAAAAACCTTATTGAGATTAAAAAAGATAAAACAGGGCAAAAATTTAAAAAGCGGACCTTTAATTTAGGTAGCATAGAACTTTCTTTTAATAAGGGAGATATACCTTATGATGTTTATATAGTTGAAAAAAAATCTAAAAGACCCTTTCAATGGAGGAATATAGGGTTACCTGTCGAAATAATAACAGAGGACTATTATGAGGCAATTCAATTTGAAGAAAGAATTGATGAAATTCAGGCAAAAAATCATATTCATAAGGAGGCTATAAATAAGCTTTTAAAAGATATACCTTTAGATGCTAAAATTTTAAATACACAGATTGACTTTACTATCCAAGATGATATTTTATATGGTAAAGTTATTATAGAGGTTTTAGAAAATATTGCAGAGCAAAAGACATTACAGATTGGAGAGGACTAA
- a CDS encoding PhoH family protein has protein sequence MENKFQKKIEIKEQKFIKELFGNFDENIKLVQQHLKVDIVQRDGDILIIGDEKEVLLGEKLIEQLMEVVDRNEHLTIQNISYAIGLLLDGEHEKIQSLASDVIFVTDRGKPIKPKTIGQKKYIQQIQSKDLTFGIGPAGTGKTYLAVTMAVKAFKNEEVNRIILTRPAVEAGESLGFLPGDLKDKVDPYLRPLYDALFDILGSERFQKYMERGMIEVAPLAYMRGRTLDNSFIILDEAQNTTKEQMKMFLTRFGFGSKAIVTGDITQIDLPKGKHSGLKHAEQVLKNVEEIGFSYLTGKDVVRHQLVQKIVKAYDEYDIKSQMRVQKEK, from the coding sequence TTGGAAAACAAATTTCAAAAGAAGATAGAAATTAAGGAACAAAAGTTTATTAAAGAATTATTTGGTAATTTCGATGAAAATATAAAACTTGTTCAGCAACATTTAAAGGTAGATATTGTACAAAGAGATGGAGATATTTTAATTATTGGAGATGAAAAAGAAGTTCTATTAGGTGAGAAATTAATAGAACAATTAATGGAAGTAGTAGACCGTAACGAGCATCTTACAATACAAAATATATCATATGCAATAGGTTTGCTATTGGATGGAGAGCATGAGAAAATACAATCTTTAGCGAGTGATGTAATATTTGTTACTGATAGAGGCAAACCTATTAAACCCAAAACCATAGGACAGAAAAAATATATCCAACAAATACAATCTAAAGATTTGACCTTTGGCATAGGCCCTGCTGGTACTGGAAAAACATACTTAGCAGTAACTATGGCGGTAAAAGCATTTAAAAATGAAGAAGTAAATAGAATAATTTTAACAAGACCTGCTGTAGAGGCTGGTGAAAGTTTAGGTTTTCTACCTGGTGATTTAAAGGACAAGGTGGATCCATATTTAAGGCCTTTATATGATGCTCTTTTTGATATTCTTGGTTCTGAAAGGTTTCAAAAGTATATGGAGAGAGGTATGATAGAAGTAGCACCATTAGCATATATGAGAGGGAGAACATTAGATAACTCATTTATTATTTTAGACGAGGCTCAAAACACTACTAAAGAGCAAATGAAAATGTTTTTAACACGCTTTGGTTTTGGATCGAAGGCTATAGTAACAGGAGATATTACCCAAATAGATCTTCCAAAAGGAAAACATTCTGGTTTAAAGCATGCTGAACAGGTTCTGAAAAATGTCGAGGAAATTGGATTCTCATATTTAACAGGAAAGGATGTTGTAAGACATCAATTAGTTCAAAAAATAGTTAAAGCTTATGATGAATATGATATTAAAAGTCAAATGAGGGTACAAAAAGAAAAATAG
- a CDS encoding HD family phosphohydrolase, with protein sequence MRSSVEGFFRKKSIKKFLLALLFFVSLFAILVTSLKPEKFDLVIGQRAPVDIHSPKDIEDKFNTERVRQKAVEGVEPVYKLNPGVRVEVNKDIEKFFLLVYKLRNDEELTELEKIEQLNSENDLNIGAVNVKTAITAPMDQLKYLESYINEIVAQNMNVGIDVEDLQKQKNSIKEYITNLNEFEAELKDLAISIVYATIRPNKFLDEDATNSKIEMARENVDKIIIKKGDSILREGEVITFDRLELLRDLGILNDESKVDFVLYIGIAAIALVIELLIIGYMAVFNKDLLERPGRLLMIYIIFISTLIISKVIQGISIYLIPVAACSMLLSILIESRLALLINLCLTVLISIITGNNTIFMAMALIGGTVGAFSVVNTQQRANIFISGIAVSIINMITIVGIGFINSSEIMQTLTFGFYGLLNGLFSSIVTVGSLPLWESVFNVVTPLKLLELSNPNQPLLKKLLLEAPGTYHHSIIVGNLSESAVDAIGGNSLLARVGAFYHDIGKTRRPYFFKENQLTSDNPHDKLNPSLSTTIITDHVKDGIELAKKHKLPVEVRAFIEQHHGDTLVAYFYHKAKTSENGDSVEEKNFRYGGPKPQTKETAIVMIADSVEAAVRSLSSPTQEKVEALVEKIIEDKLKDGQLDECNITLKDLDQIKKTFLKVILSIFHERIEYPDMNVKKKEGGKPRGTTN encoded by the coding sequence ATGAGAAGTTCTGTTGAAGGTTTTTTTCGAAAAAAATCAATTAAAAAATTTCTTCTAGCATTACTTTTTTTTGTCAGTTTATTTGCTATATTAGTGACAAGCTTAAAACCAGAAAAATTTGACTTAGTAATTGGCCAAAGAGCACCTGTAGATATACATTCTCCAAAAGATATAGAGGATAAGTTTAATACAGAGCGCGTAAGACAAAAAGCAGTCGAAGGAGTAGAACCAGTTTATAAGTTAAATCCAGGTGTTCGTGTAGAAGTTAATAAAGATATTGAAAAATTCTTTTTATTAGTATATAAGCTTCGTAATGATGAAGAATTAACGGAATTGGAAAAAATAGAACAGTTAAATTCTGAAAATGATCTTAATATAGGAGCAGTTAATGTAAAGACTGCAATAACTGCTCCTATGGACCAGTTAAAGTATTTAGAGAGCTATATTAATGAAATAGTGGCACAAAATATGAATGTTGGTATTGATGTTGAAGATCTTCAGAAACAAAAGAATAGTATTAAAGAATATATAACTAATCTGAATGAATTTGAAGCTGAGTTAAAGGATCTAGCTATTTCTATAGTTTATGCCACAATTCGTCCGAATAAGTTTCTAGATGAGGATGCTACAAATAGTAAGATAGAAATGGCAAGGGAAAATGTGGATAAGATAATCATTAAAAAAGGAGATAGTATTCTTAGAGAAGGGGAAGTCATTACCTTCGATAGACTAGAACTATTACGAGATTTAGGGATTTTAAATGATGAAAGTAAAGTTGATTTTGTTTTATATATAGGAATTGCAGCTATAGCTTTAGTAATTGAACTATTAATTATCGGATATATGGCTGTATTTAATAAGGATTTGTTAGAAAGACCAGGAAGACTTTTGATGATATATATCATTTTTATTTCTACACTAATAATATCTAAAGTAATACAAGGAATCTCCATTTACTTAATTCCAGTAGCTGCTTGCTCTATGCTTCTATCTATTTTAATTGAATCTAGATTGGCCTTGCTTATTAATCTATGTCTAACTGTATTAATAAGTATTATTACAGGCAATAATACTATTTTTATGGCCATGGCGTTAATTGGCGGAACAGTTGGAGCATTTAGTGTTGTAAATACACAACAGAGAGCAAATATTTTTATATCTGGAATTGCTGTAAGCATAATTAATATGATTACAATCGTCGGAATTGGATTTATAAACAGTAGCGAAATAATGCAGACGCTTACCTTTGGTTTCTATGGACTATTAAACGGGTTGTTTTCTTCTATAGTCACAGTAGGGTCATTACCACTATGGGAGTCTGTATTCAACGTAGTAACACCACTAAAGCTATTAGAATTATCAAATCCAAACCAACCTTTGTTAAAGAAACTATTGTTGGAAGCACCAGGCACCTACCATCATAGCATTATAGTAGGAAATTTAAGTGAATCTGCAGTTGATGCAATAGGAGGTAACTCTTTATTAGCTAGGGTAGGAGCTTTTTATCACGATATTGGGAAAACTAGACGGCCTTACTTTTTTAAAGAAAATCAATTGACATCCGATAATCCACATGATAAGCTAAATCCTTCATTAAGCACAACAATAATTACGGATCATGTTAAGGATGGTATTGAGCTTGCTAAAAAACATAAACTACCAGTTGAAGTAAGAGCTTTTATTGAGCAACATCATGGAGATACTTTAGTAGCATACTTTTACCATAAGGCTAAAACTAGTGAGAATGGAGATAGTGTAGAAGAAAAGAACTTTAGATATGGTGGACCAAAGCCGCAAACAAAAGAGACAGCAATTGTAATGATTGCAGATTCTGTGGAGGCTGCTGTTAGAAGTCTTTCTTCACCAACACAGGAGAAGGTGGAAGCATTAGTTGAAAAAATAATTGAAGATAAATTAAAGGATGGACAGTTAGATGAATGTAATATTACTTTAAAGGATTTAGATCAAATAAAAAAGACTTTCCTAAAAGTAATATTAAGCATCTTTCATGAGAGAATTGAGTATCCTGATATGAATGTTAAGAAGAAAGAGGGAGGGAAACCCCGTGGAACTACTAATTGA
- the ybeY gene encoding rRNA maturation RNase YbeY: MELLIDNRQNKYEVKEQLIELLEKAVEACLLYENWDIDYEVSLSLVDNNEIKELNSIYRGKDYATDVLSFPLVDEDQAIDLKEKLLGDIVISVEKAEEQAKEYNHSFEREMGFLVVHSMFHLMGYDHDTSEDTKDMRYREEAVLSSLNLIRK, translated from the coding sequence GTGGAACTACTAATTGATAATAGACAAAATAAATATGAAGTTAAAGAGCAATTAATAGAATTACTAGAAAAAGCAGTTGAGGCTTGTTTACTTTATGAAAACTGGGACATTGACTATGAAGTAAGTCTTTCATTGGTAGATAACAATGAAATTAAGGAACTAAACAGTATCTATAGGGGGAAGGATTATGCTACTGATGTTTTGTCCTTTCCCTTAGTGGATGAAGATCAAGCCATCGACTTAAAAGAAAAGCTTCTAGGTGATATTGTTATATCTGTAGAAAAGGCAGAGGAGCAGGCTAAAGAATATAACCATTCCTTCGAAAGAGAGATGGGGTTCTTAGTAGTTCATAGTATGTTCCATCTAATGGGCTATGACCATGACACTAGTGAGGATACTAAGGATATGAGATATAGAGAAGAGGCTGTTCTTTCGTCTTTAAATTTAATTAGAAAATAA
- a CDS encoding diacylglycerol kinase yields MKVRRLIDSLNYAFEGIIYALKTQRNMKIHFIVAILVLVASLFFDLTRIEILILFLTISMVIVAEMINTSIESTIDLITDKYHIFAKIAKNVAAGAVLIAAINSIIVAYLLFFHRINPYTIQVLHHVRQSPLHITFIALIVVIFTVIAIKAYFGRGTPLQGGMPSGHAAVAFSLATAITFISENMFIATLSALMALLVSQSRVETKIHNFFEVLIGGILGILITIIFFQIFS; encoded by the coding sequence ATGAAAGTTAGAAGACTAATCGATAGCTTAAATTACGCATTTGAGGGAATTATTTATGCACTGAAAACCCAGAGGAATATGAAAATTCATTTCATTGTGGCTATACTTGTATTGGTTGCAAGTCTATTTTTTGACTTAACTAGAATAGAAATTCTTATACTATTTCTTACAATTTCTATGGTAATAGTAGCGGAAATGATAAATACTTCTATTGAGTCTACTATCGATTTAATTACAGATAAATACCATATTTTTGCTAAAATTGCTAAAAATGTGGCAGCAGGGGCAGTGCTAATTGCTGCCATTAATTCTATTATTGTTGCTTACTTACTTTTTTTTCATAGAATTAATCCTTATACAATACAGGTACTTCATCATGTTAGGCAATCGCCACTACATATTACCTTTATCGCATTAATAGTTGTTATATTTACAGTTATTGCGATAAAGGCATACTTTGGTAGAGGAACACCACTACAGGGAGGAATGCCTAGTGGACATGCTGCAGTTGCCTTTTCATTAGCTACTGCTATTACCTTTATTTCTGAAAATATGTTTATAGCCACATTATCTGCACTTATGGCTTTATTAGTTTCTCAAAGTAGAGTGGAGACAAAAATTCATAATTTTTTCGAGGTACTCATAGGTGGGATTTTGGGCATATTAATAACGATCATTTTTTTTCAGATATTTAGCTAA
- a CDS encoding DUF502 domain-containing protein, protein MWKEIRKTFLTGLLVMIPLIITVYTILWFLNKVDSIFRRPIEELLGFTVYGLGIIITIGIVLLAGIIATNYAGHKLFGTTEYFLKRIPLVRSIYFPIKQLTETIYGSANTAFRRVVLVQYPSLGIYTIGFITSEGIEEVADKTGKPVVCVFIPTTPNPTSGMFVMVPSEDLIALDMGVEDAIKLVVSGGIAKPSNKDL, encoded by the coding sequence ATGTGGAAAGAAATTAGAAAAACCTTTTTAACTGGATTATTAGTAATGATTCCTTTAATAATTACAGTTTATACTATACTTTGGTTTTTAAATAAAGTAGATAGCATTTTCAGAAGACCTATAGAAGAGTTATTAGGATTTACAGTTTATGGTTTAGGCATTATTATTACAATTGGTATAGTTTTACTAGCTGGAATAATTGCTACAAATTATGCAGGTCATAAGTTGTTTGGGACTACTGAATATTTTTTAAAAAGAATTCCTTTAGTAAGATCTATTTATTTTCCTATTAAACAGCTTACAGAAACGATTTATGGTAGTGCCAATACTGCTTTTCGTAGAGTGGTTTTAGTTCAATATCCTTCGCTTGGAATATATACTATCGGTTTCATTACTTCAGAAGGTATTGAAGAGGTAGCAGATAAGACTGGTAAGCCTGTAGTTTGTGTTTTTATACCTACTACACCAAATCCTACATCTGGTATGTTTGTTATGGTTCCGAGTGAGGATCTAATTGCACTAGATATGGGTGTGGAGGATGCAATTAAGCTAGTTGTATCTGGTGGTATTGCAAAACCAAGTAATAAGGACCTATAA
- a CDS encoding DUF3048 domain-containing protein — MDNWRKRGIIIFLVSSILLNGVGCSKKDNDEQNNVTIEAEQNEELEEISQPEIEGAVSPLSGLHAPEEKVNRRPLAIIFDNQSGARPQAGLIDAEVAYEFLAEGNITRYLGIFLINEPEIIGSIRSARPYFIEKALEFDSYFVHVGGSDQAFADIKNKKVADIDAMSRGNDVFWRKNHKKMPHNMYSSYDALKKAAEKSNYRAEPQFDGFKFNSELKVMDMGEIAQEIKIKYSKGHEPSYIYDDENKVYNRYYNGIEHKDETKKEILTATNIIIQEVAAKVIDDKLRLDMNTVGEGRGKYITTGKTIDITWKKGSYEGATKYYDSTGQELSLNPGKTWIQVVRNFDNVTIAE; from the coding sequence ATGGATAACTGGAGGAAAAGAGGTATTATAATATTTTTAGTTTCATCAATTTTATTGAATGGGGTAGGGTGTAGTAAAAAAGACAATGATGAACAAAACAATGTTACCATTGAAGCAGAACAAAATGAGGAATTAGAAGAAATATCACAGCCAGAAATTGAAGGTGCAGTTTCACCTTTAAGTGGCCTACATGCACCAGAGGAGAAAGTTAATAGAAGACCTTTAGCAATTATTTTCGATAATCAATCTGGAGCTCGTCCCCAAGCAGGACTTATAGATGCAGAAGTTGCATATGAATTTTTAGCTGAAGGGAATATTACTAGATATTTAGGTATATTTTTAATAAATGAGCCTGAAATAATAGGATCTATAAGAAGTGCAAGACCATATTTTATTGAAAAGGCATTAGAGTTCGACAGTTATTTTGTTCATGTTGGTGGAAGTGATCAAGCTTTTGCAGATATTAAAAATAAAAAAGTAGCTGACATTGATGCTATGAGTAGAGGGAATGATGTTTTTTGGAGAAAAAATCATAAAAAAATGCCACATAACATGTATTCTAGTTATGATGCTCTAAAAAAAGCAGCTGAAAAAAGTAATTATAGAGCTGAACCTCAATTTGATGGATTTAAATTTAATTCAGAACTTAAAGTAATGGATATGGGAGAAATTGCACAAGAGATAAAAATTAAATATTCTAAAGGACACGAACCATCATATATTTATGATGATGAAAATAAAGTTTATAACAGATACTATAATGGTATAGAACATAAGGATGAAACAAAAAAAGAAATACTTACTGCTACAAATATTATAATACAAGAGGTTGCTGCTAAAGTAATAGATGATAAATTACGTCTAGATATGAATACTGTTGGAGAAGGTAGAGGAAAATACATAACTACTGGGAAAACGATTGATATTACATGGAAAAAGGGCAGTTATGAAGGAGCTACAAAGTACTATGATAGTACAGGACAAGAGCTCAGTTTAAATCCGGGTAAAACTTGGATTCAGGTTGTTCGTAACTTCGATAATGTAACTATAGCAGAATAG
- a CDS encoding cytidine deaminase yields MTDKELVKKAIEAKNNAYVPYSKFPVGAALLTKEGRVYTGCNVECASYGGTNCAERTAIFKAVSEGDRNIDAIAVVSDLDDYTYPCGICRQVIVEFGKGIKMIIAKSEDDFRVHTIDDLLPHSFTPEDLEKMDGGINNGI; encoded by the coding sequence TTGACAGATAAAGAACTAGTAAAAAAAGCAATAGAAGCTAAAAATAATGCCTATGTGCCCTATTCAAAATTTCCTGTAGGTGCAGCCTTACTTACTAAAGAGGGCAGAGTATATACAGGGTGTAATGTTGAATGTGCTTCTTATGGAGGAACAAACTGTGCAGAAAGAACAGCCATTTTTAAAGCTGTTTCCGAGGGTGATCGGAATATAGATGCTATTGCTGTTGTTAGTGATTTAGATGATTACACATACCCTTGTGGAATTTGCAGACAGGTAATAGTAGAGTTTGGTAAAGGAATAAAAATGATAATTGCAAAATCAGAAGATGATTTTAGAGTGCATACTATAGATGATTTACTACCTCATTCATTTACGCCTGAAGATCTTGAAAAAATGGATGGAGGTATAAATAATGGGATTTAA
- the era gene encoding GTPase Era yields the protein MGFKSGFVTIIGRPNVGKSTLMNRIIGEKIAIMSDKPQTTRNKIQCVYTQEDYQIVFLDTPGIHKPKHKLGQYMVRIAKDTLREVDAVLFVVDEGTSIGPGDQYIMEQLEGIETPIILVINKIDKMNQEDLNKLYDKYEETNLFKHIIGISALEGANLNNLINLIVSYLSEGPKYFPEHMVTDQPERLIVAEMIREKILHYTDQEIPHGVAVETTLMKQREDKNMVDIHATIYCERKSHKGIIIGKGGRKLKGIGKSAREDIEKLLGSKVYLELWVKVKEDWRNSESTLRTFGYD from the coding sequence ATGGGATTTAAGTCTGGATTTGTAACTATTATCGGAAGACCAAATGTAGGAAAATCAACATTAATGAATAGAATAATTGGTGAAAAGATTGCTATTATGTCTGATAAACCGCAAACTACGAGAAATAAAATACAATGTGTATATACACAAGAAGACTATCAAATTGTATTTTTAGATACTCCAGGGATTCATAAACCAAAGCATAAGCTAGGTCAATATATGGTTAGAATAGCAAAAGATACATTAAGAGAAGTAGATGCTGTTTTGTTTGTTGTAGATGAGGGTACTTCGATTGGTCCTGGAGATCAATATATTATGGAGCAGCTAGAAGGTATAGAGACTCCTATTATTTTAGTAATAAACAAAATTGATAAAATGAATCAAGAAGATTTAAATAAGTTATATGATAAATACGAAGAAACAAATCTATTTAAGCATATAATAGGAATATCAGCATTAGAGGGTGCTAATTTAAACAACTTAATTAATCTTATAGTATCATATTTATCTGAAGGACCAAAGTATTTTCCAGAACATATGGTTACGGATCAGCCAGAGCGTCTAATTGTAGCAGAGATGATAAGAGAAAAGATTCTGCATTATACAGATCAAGAAATTCCACATGGAGTAGCTGTGGAAACCACCTTAATGAAGCAAAGGGAAGATAAAAATATGGTTGATATTCATGCTACAATATACTGTGAAAGAAAATCCCACAAAGGTATTATTATAGGTAAAGGTGGTAGAAAATTAAAAGGGATAGGGAAAAGTGCTAGAGAAGATATAGAAAAACTTTTAGGGTCGAAGGTATACTTAGAGCTATGGGTAAAGGTAAAGGAAGACTGGAGAAATAGTGAAAGTACATTAAGAACCTTTGGCTACGATTAA
- a CDS encoding YqzL family protein: protein MLNETMWNIFKETGNIYAYLYTKDYDKHCSNNNTVNKKAPLEMKEITII, encoded by the coding sequence ATGTTAAATGAAACTATGTGGAACATCTTTAAGGAAACTGGTAATATCTATGCTTATTTATATACAAAGGATTATGATAAGCATTGTAGCAATAATAATACAGTTAATAAAAAAGCACCATTAGAGATGAAAGAGATTACAATAATATAG
- the recO gene encoding DNA repair protein RecO, which translates to MLITTEGFILKNKKYGETDSILTIFTRKAGKINAIAKGARRPKSNLLAGIQPFCYSEFVLYKGRNLYTVSQCDAKEIFYPLREDLKKLSYAAYLVELVEAVITEGQTNNRLFNLFGKTLYLLKKDDVEINTIVRAFEIKLMNYSGYKPQLSGCVHCNRKEASSWKFSSTEGGIICPLCLSIDPYAMKIGSTTIKLATYLLTRDMVEIQRLKISSYLNDELKKILKQYILTHVSKYDFKSLEVAEKLE; encoded by the coding sequence ATGTTAATTACCACTGAAGGTTTTATATTAAAAAACAAGAAATATGGAGAGACTGATAGTATACTAACAATTTTCACTAGAAAAGCAGGGAAGATTAATGCTATTGCTAAAGGGGCTCGTAGACCAAAAAGTAATTTGCTAGCTGGAATTCAGCCCTTTTGCTATAGCGAATTTGTGCTATACAAGGGTAGAAACTTATATACAGTTAGTCAATGTGATGCAAAAGAGATATTTTATCCCTTAAGGGAAGACTTAAAAAAACTATCCTATGCTGCCTATTTAGTCGAATTGGTAGAGGCTGTAATAACAGAGGGTCAGACAAATAATAGACTTTTCAATCTTTTTGGAAAGACATTATATTTATTAAAAAAGGATGATGTGGAAATTAATACTATAGTTCGTGCTTTTGAAATAAAGCTTATGAATTATAGTGGATATAAACCGCAATTATCAGGTTGTGTCCATTGCAACCGCAAAGAAGCTTCTTCTTGGAAGTTCAGCTCCACAGAAGGAGGGATAATATGTCCTTTATGCTTAAGCATAGATCCCTATGCAATGAAAATTGGAAGTACAACTATTAAACTAGCAACATATTTACTAACAAGAGATATGGTTGAAATACAAAGATTAAAAATTAGTAGCTATTTAAATGATGAATTAAAAAAAATACTAAAGCAATATATATTAACACATGTTAGTAAATACGATTTTAAGAGTTTAGAAGTAGCAGAAAAATTAGAATAG